One Rhizobium sp. NRK18 genomic window carries:
- the truA gene encoding tRNA pseudouridine(38-40) synthase TruA yields MPRFRMTVEYDGGPYVGWQRQENGQSVQGALEDAVLSLTGETVTIRGAGRTDSGVHALGQVIHVDLARDWSEHQLINALNAHLAMAGERVAVIDARQVPDTFDARFSALRRHYLYRIVNRKARLALDAGRAWWVPKPLDHMAMHEAAQTLVGKHDFTTFRASQCQAASPVRTLDRLDVTRDCDVIEIRATAQSFLHNQIRSFAGTLKLAGEGKMTAEDVRAALEARDRRACGQVAPPDGLYFMQVDYPE; encoded by the coding sequence ATGCCACGCTTCCGCATGACCGTCGAATATGACGGCGGACCCTATGTCGGCTGGCAGCGGCAGGAAAACGGCCAGTCGGTGCAGGGCGCGCTGGAAGACGCCGTGTTGTCGCTGACCGGCGAGACCGTCACCATCCGCGGCGCCGGACGCACGGATTCGGGTGTGCATGCTCTCGGGCAGGTGATCCACGTCGATCTTGCCCGCGACTGGAGCGAGCACCAGCTGATCAATGCGCTGAACGCCCATCTGGCGATGGCCGGCGAGCGCGTCGCCGTCATCGATGCGCGCCAGGTGCCCGACACGTTCGACGCCCGCTTCTCGGCGCTGCGCCGGCACTATCTCTACCGCATCGTCAACCGCAAGGCGCGCCTCGCGCTCGATGCCGGCCGTGCCTGGTGGGTCCCCAAACCGCTCGACCATATGGCGATGCATGAGGCGGCGCAGACGCTGGTCGGCAAGCATGATTTCACCACGTTTCGCGCCTCGCAGTGCCAGGCGGCGAGCCCGGTCCGTACGCTCGACCGGCTGGACGTGACCCGCGATTGCGATGTGATCGAGATCCGCGCCACCGCCCAAAGCTTCCTGCACAACCAGATCCGCTCGTTTGCCGGAACGCTGAAGCTTGCCGGCGAAGGCAAGATGACGGCCGAGGATGTGCGCGCTGCGCTGGAGGCGCGCGACCGGCGGGCCTGCGGCCAGGTGGCGCCGCCGGACGGCCTCTACTTCATGCAGGTCGACTATCCCGAATGA
- the def gene encoding peptide deformylase: MTIKPLIILPDPVLRQLSAPIEQVGDDVRRLADDMLETMYDAPGIGLAAIQIGVPKRMLVIDVSRDDEDKAPQVFINPEIVATSDDLSVYEEGCLSIPNYYAEVERPASITVNYVDRDGIQRTIAADGLLATCLQHEIDHLNGVLFIDHISKLKRDMVIRKFTKAAKSGGKL, encoded by the coding sequence ATGACGATCAAACCTCTTATCATACTGCCGGATCCGGTTCTGCGTCAGCTCTCCGCCCCCATCGAACAGGTGGGCGACGACGTGCGCAGGCTGGCCGACGACATGCTGGAAACCATGTATGACGCGCCGGGCATCGGTCTCGCCGCAATCCAGATCGGCGTGCCGAAGCGGATGCTGGTGATCGACGTGTCGCGCGACGACGAGGACAAGGCGCCGCAGGTCTTCATCAATCCCGAGATCGTCGCCACGTCCGACGACCTGTCCGTCTATGAAGAGGGATGCCTTTCCATCCCGAACTACTATGCCGAGGTGGAACGCCCGGCATCGATCACGGTCAACTATGTCGATCGCGACGGCATCCAGCGGACGATCGCGGCGGACGGCCTGCTGGCGACCTGCCTGCAGCACGAAATCGATCACCTGAACGGCGTGCTGTTCATCGATCACATCTCCAAGCTCAAGCGCGATATGGTGATCCGCAAGTTCACCAAGGCGGCCAAGAGCGGCGGCAAGCTCTGA
- a CDS encoding ribokinase, producing MITILGSINLDLIATVGHLPKPGETVSGNGFSTAAGGKGSNQALAARRAGSTVEMAGAIGRDEFAGSAIAMLKEAGTGLSMVKETDEPTGTALILVGADGENMIAVVPGANGTVTAQDADAALAAMSKGDFLLLQMEIPAPTVEHALRAAKARGVKTVFNTAPMSDEAARLAELADIVIANETEFAQRAGVENQTADQRIAELKRLHAATGQTLIVTLGGDGVIAMHDGGFHSAKGLVIEPVDTVGAGDTFCGYFAAGLDQGLDFAAALRRAAAAGSLACLKPGAQPSIPMADEVAARL from the coding sequence ATGATCACCATCCTCGGCTCCATCAATCTCGATCTCATCGCCACCGTCGGCCATCTGCCGAAGCCGGGCGAAACCGTCTCCGGCAACGGCTTTTCCACCGCCGCCGGCGGCAAGGGCTCCAATCAGGCGCTGGCGGCGCGGCGGGCCGGCTCGACCGTCGAGATGGCCGGTGCGATCGGCCGGGACGAGTTTGCCGGTTCGGCGATCGCCATGCTGAAGGAGGCCGGCACCGGTCTCTCCATGGTCAAGGAAACGGACGAGCCGACGGGGACCGCCCTCATTCTGGTGGGCGCAGACGGAGAGAACATGATCGCCGTCGTGCCGGGCGCCAACGGCACCGTCACCGCGCAGGATGCCGACGCCGCACTTGCGGCCATGTCGAAGGGCGACTTCCTCCTGCTGCAGATGGAAATCCCCGCCCCGACCGTCGAGCATGCCCTTCGCGCCGCCAAGGCGCGCGGCGTCAAGACCGTGTTCAACACGGCACCGATGAGCGACGAGGCGGCGCGGCTCGCCGAGCTCGCCGACATCGTCATTGCCAACGAGACGGAATTTGCCCAGCGCGCCGGCGTCGAGAACCAGACGGCAGACCAGCGCATCGCGGAATTGAAGAGACTGCATGCGGCCACCGGCCAGACGCTGATCGTCACGCTTGGCGGGGACGGCGTGATCGCCATGCATGACGGCGGGTTTCACAGCGCCAAGGGTCTCGTCATCGAGCCGGTCGATACGGTCGGCGCCGGCGACACATTCTGCGGCTACTTCGCCGCCGGCCTCGACCAGGGGCTCGATTTTGCCGCGGCCCTTCGCCGGGCCGCGGCTGCCGGATCGCTTGCCTGCCTGAAGCCGGGCGCGCAGCCGTCGATCCCGATGGCCGACGAGGTAGCGGCGCGCCTGTAA
- a CDS encoding DNA recombination protein RmuC yields the protein MPRLNALTGLDPTTVMIAVAGTAVLAALLLLMIMVRTRGKAIREQQAARAQMVELLRSQTEMQGRLAAMADVFGTRQQELNHAIGHRLDGMAHRLGTSINEQTRATGDNLRKLQERLAVIDAAQNNIQTLAKDVVGLQAILSNKQTRGAFGQARMEAIIADGLPMGGYQFQATLSNGSRPDCTVTMPNGAPALVIDAKFPLEGWNAMRDAGHPDDRKVRATQFRRDLETHIRDIAEKYLIAGETQDMAFLFVPSESIFASIHEEFEAVVQKAQRSRVIIVSPSLLMLSIQVIQAMLKDQRMREQAHLIQAEVAILMDDLGRLDDRVRKLQAHFNMAEKDVEQILTSTAKLTRRGDKIAALELQQPPSPPGPSSTPPRPDRTVESRTGHLTLRLVDEE from the coding sequence ATGCCTCGCCTGAATGCGCTTACCGGACTGGATCCGACCACCGTCATGATCGCGGTCGCCGGCACTGCGGTGCTCGCCGCCCTTTTACTGCTCATGATCATGGTGAGGACACGCGGCAAGGCGATCCGTGAGCAGCAGGCGGCTCGCGCGCAGATGGTGGAACTCTTGCGCAGCCAGACGGAGATGCAGGGACGGCTCGCCGCCATGGCGGACGTCTTCGGCACGCGCCAGCAGGAGCTCAACCACGCCATCGGCCACCGCCTCGACGGCATGGCGCACCGGCTCGGCACGTCGATCAACGAGCAGACGCGGGCGACCGGCGACAATCTGCGCAAGCTGCAGGAACGGCTCGCCGTCATCGACGCGGCACAGAACAATATCCAGACGCTCGCCAAGGACGTCGTCGGGCTGCAGGCGATCCTCTCCAACAAGCAGACGCGCGGCGCCTTCGGTCAGGCGCGCATGGAGGCGATCATCGCCGACGGCCTGCCGATGGGCGGCTATCAGTTTCAGGCGACGCTTTCAAATGGCTCGCGCCCCGACTGCACGGTCACCATGCCGAACGGTGCGCCGGCGCTCGTCATCGATGCGAAGTTTCCGCTGGAAGGCTGGAACGCCATGCGCGATGCGGGCCATCCGGACGACCGCAAGGTGCGCGCCACACAGTTCCGGCGCGATCTCGAGACCCACATCCGCGACATTGCGGAGAAATACCTGATCGCCGGCGAAACGCAGGACATGGCGTTTCTGTTCGTGCCGTCCGAATCGATCTTCGCCAGCATTCACGAGGAGTTCGAGGCCGTCGTGCAGAAGGCCCAGCGCAGCCGGGTGATCATCGTCTCGCCGTCGCTCCTGATGCTGTCGATCCAAGTCATCCAGGCGATGCTGAAAGACCAGCGCATGCGCGAGCAGGCGCATCTGATCCAGGCCGAAGTCGCCATCCTGATGGATGATCTCGGTCGGCTCGACGACCGCGTGCGCAAGCTGCAGGCGCATTTCAACATGGCGGAGAAGGACGTCGAGCAGATCCTGACCTCGACGGCGAAACTCACGCGGCGCGGCGACAAGATCGCGGCACTGGAGCTGCAGCAGCCTCCCTCCCCGCCCGGTCCGTCGTCGACGCCTCCCCGTCCCGACCGCACGGTCGAAAGCAGAACCGGACATTTGACGCTGCGGCTGGTTGACGAGGAGTAA
- a CDS encoding DUF4242 domain-containing protein, which produces MKQFIIERNVPGASQLNAEQLRDISAKSCAVVAGLGKPYNWVVSYVAGDKLYCVHEAESADVIYEHARDGGFPADLVTEVTARIGPQTAELA; this is translated from the coding sequence ATGAAGCAATTTATCATCGAACGGAACGTACCAGGCGCAAGCCAGCTCAATGCGGAGCAGCTGCGCGACATCTCAGCCAAATCCTGCGCCGTGGTCGCCGGCCTGGGGAAGCCCTACAATTGGGTCGTGAGTTACGTCGCTGGCGACAAGCTCTACTGCGTGCATGAAGCGGAAAGCGCCGACGTGATTTACGAACATGCCCGCGACGGCGGTTTCCCGGCCGATCTGGTGACCGAAGTCACAGCCCGGATCGGCCCACAGACAGCCGAACTGGCTTGA
- a CDS encoding Hsp20 family protein, whose translation MSRMPPFASPLLLGFDAMEKTLERISKASDGYPPYNIERIGADRRSGDPEKLRITLAVAGFSEDDLDVTTEENQLIIRGRQIEQEERDYLYRGIAARQFQRMFVLAEGMQVLGASLRNGLLCVDLIRPEPARMVKKINISVSQ comes from the coding sequence ATGAGCCGCATGCCCCCTTTCGCCAGCCCGCTTCTCCTGGGCTTTGACGCCATGGAAAAGACGCTGGAGCGCATCTCCAAGGCGAGCGACGGTTATCCCCCCTACAATATCGAACGCATCGGCGCCGACCGGCGATCCGGCGATCCGGAGAAGCTGCGCATCACGCTTGCCGTCGCCGGCTTTTCCGAAGACGACCTCGACGTGACGACCGAGGAAAACCAGCTCATCATCCGAGGCCGGCAGATCGAGCAGGAGGAACGCGACTACCTCTATCGCGGTATTGCCGCCCGCCAGTTCCAGCGCATGTTCGTGCTCGCCGAGGGCATGCAGGTGCTCGGCGCGAGCCTGCGCAACGGCCTGCTCTGCGTCGACCTTATTCGTCCGGAGCCGGCGCGCATGGTAAAGAAAATTAACATTTCGGTTTCACAGTAG
- a CDS encoding methyl-accepting chemotaxis protein, with protein MTGQAGNSDLADRLQFVGLDQNARQSLQDVSEVIRESIGPALDTFYAKVKTTPHTAAFFRNDAHVAGAKKRQMEHWSIVADAKYDESYVDGVTAVGRAHARIGLEPRWYIGGYAVLMDQLVKALVDKRWPSRFGKGKSSRLAEEIGAVVKAALLDMDYSISVYLDILARERAEAEEAKRIAEAEQASALAELTKALDALSEGDLEARLPEGLPGNFAKMVVDYNQALDGLRETIGTVRSAAERILSETTGISESADDLAHRTEQQAAGLEESTAALHELTQNVTTTADGAAKASGAVKAALTEAETSGTVVRQAVTAMGEIEKSSDEISKIIGVIDEIAFQTNLLALNAGVEAARAGEAGRGFAVVAQEVRELAQRCAGAAKEIKGLISQSSGQVQSGVGLVNNTGKALESIIRRIGEIDATVSGIAGAASDQSGGLREVNQAIAAMDQITQQNAGMVERTSGQTRALRDEVERLTVALRRFQTRSAERLAEDATRRQPLRRSA; from the coding sequence ATGACAGGACAGGCAGGCAATTCCGATCTCGCAGACAGACTGCAATTTGTGGGCCTCGATCAGAATGCCAGGCAGAGCCTGCAGGACGTCAGCGAGGTCATCCGCGAATCGATCGGCCCTGCACTGGATACGTTCTACGCCAAGGTCAAGACGACGCCGCACACGGCCGCCTTCTTCCGCAACGACGCTCACGTCGCCGGTGCCAAGAAGCGCCAGATGGAGCACTGGTCGATCGTTGCCGACGCAAAGTATGACGAGAGCTATGTCGACGGTGTGACCGCCGTCGGTCGCGCCCATGCCCGCATCGGCCTGGAGCCGCGCTGGTACATCGGCGGCTATGCCGTCCTCATGGACCAGCTCGTGAAGGCGCTCGTCGACAAGCGCTGGCCGAGCCGCTTCGGCAAGGGCAAGTCTTCCCGGCTGGCCGAAGAGATCGGCGCTGTGGTCAAGGCAGCGCTTCTGGACATGGACTATTCCATTTCCGTCTATCTCGACATTCTGGCACGCGAACGCGCCGAGGCCGAAGAGGCCAAGCGGATTGCGGAAGCCGAGCAGGCCTCGGCGCTGGCCGAACTCACCAAGGCGCTCGACGCGCTCTCCGAAGGCGACCTCGAGGCACGGCTGCCGGAAGGCCTGCCCGGCAACTTCGCCAAGATGGTCGTCGACTACAACCAGGCCCTGGACGGGCTGCGCGAGACGATCGGCACGGTGAGAAGCGCCGCCGAGCGCATCCTGAGCGAGACGACCGGCATCTCCGAATCGGCCGACGATCTGGCACACCGCACCGAACAGCAGGCCGCAGGCCTCGAGGAAAGCACGGCCGCGCTGCATGAGCTGACGCAGAACGTGACGACGACCGCCGATGGCGCCGCCAAGGCATCCGGCGCGGTCAAGGCGGCGCTCACCGAGGCGGAAACCTCCGGCACCGTCGTGCGGCAGGCAGTGACCGCGATGGGCGAGATCGAGAAATCATCCGACGAGATCTCCAAGATCATCGGCGTCATCGACGAGATCGCCTTCCAGACCAACCTGCTGGCACTGAATGCCGGCGTCGAGGCCGCACGTGCCGGTGAAGCCGGCCGCGGCTTTGCCGTCGTCGCCCAGGAAGTCCGCGAACTGGCGCAGCGCTGCGCCGGAGCGGCCAAGGAAATCAAGGGCCTGATCTCACAGAGTTCCGGCCAGGTGCAGTCCGGCGTCGGGCTGGTCAACAATACGGGCAAGGCGCTGGAAAGCATCATCCGCCGGATCGGCGAGATCGACGCGACGGTGTCCGGCATCGCCGGGGCGGCCTCCGACCAGTCGGGCGGCCTGCGCGAGGTCAACCAGGCGATCGCCGCCATGGACCAGATCACCCAGCAGAACGCCGGCATGGTGGAACGCACCTCCGGCCAGACCCGCGCGCTGCGCGACGAGGTGGAGCGGCTGACGGTGGCGTTGCGCCGCTTCCAAACCCGCAGCGCCGAACGGCTGGCCGAAGACGCCACGCGTCGACAGCCCCTGCGCCGCAGCGCCTGA
- a CDS encoding nucleoside hydrolase, translating to MASPRKIIIDTDPGQDDAAAIMLAFGSPEEIEVLGITAVAGNVPLAKTSRNVRLLCEVCGRTDTKVFAGADKPIARPLVTAEHVHGKTGLDGPEWWEPTMPLQDGHAVDFIIDTLRREPEGTVTLCTLGPLTNIALALQKAPDIAPRVKELVMMGGAYFEVGNITPAAEFNIYVDPEAAAVVFRAGIPIVMMPLDVTHKLLTLKRRVARMAEIGTKAAKVMVEMLEFFERFDIEKYGSDGGPLHDPSVIAYLIRPELFSGRDCNVEIETQSELTLGMTVVDWWKVTDRKVNAKVIGDADAEGFFNLLTERLGRL from the coding sequence ATGGCCTCTCCCAGAAAGATCATCATCGACACGGACCCCGGACAGGATGACGCCGCCGCCATCATGCTGGCATTCGGCAGCCCGGAGGAGATCGAGGTTCTGGGCATCACAGCGGTGGCCGGCAACGTGCCGCTGGCGAAGACCAGCCGCAATGTCCGGCTGCTCTGCGAAGTCTGCGGCCGGACCGATACCAAGGTGTTCGCCGGCGCCGACAAGCCGATCGCAAGGCCGCTGGTGACGGCCGAGCACGTCCACGGCAAGACCGGTCTGGACGGCCCGGAATGGTGGGAGCCGACTATGCCGCTGCAGGACGGGCATGCCGTCGACTTCATCATCGACACGCTGCGCCGCGAGCCGGAAGGCACGGTGACGCTCTGCACGCTCGGCCCGCTGACCAACATCGCGCTGGCGCTGCAGAAGGCGCCGGACATCGCGCCGCGCGTGAAGGAGCTGGTGATGATGGGCGGCGCCTATTTCGAGGTCGGCAACATCACCCCGGCCGCCGAATTCAACATCTATGTCGATCCGGAAGCCGCAGCCGTGGTGTTCCGCGCCGGCATTCCGATCGTGATGATGCCGCTCGACGTCACCCACAAGCTGCTGACATTGAAGCGCCGGGTCGCCAGGATGGCGGAGATCGGCACCAAGGCGGCCAAGGTCATGGTCGAGATGCTGGAATTCTTCGAGCGCTTCGACATCGAGAAATACGGCTCCGACGGCGGCCCGCTGCACGACCCGTCCGTCATAGCCTATCTGATCCGGCCGGAGCTCTTCTCCGGACGAGACTGCAATGTCGAGATCGAGACGCAGTCGGAACTGACGCTCGGCATGACCGTCGTCGACTGGTGGAAGGTGACCGACCGCAAGGTGAACGCCAAGGTGATCGGCGACGCCGACGCGGAAGGCTTCTTCAATCTGCTGACCGAGCGGCTGGGCCGCCTGTAA
- a CDS encoding DUF1150 family protein, producing MQMKATHSKLTLTEFAHLGEGEVGYIRKMRHEDISRCFPEAPEIDPTLDLWALFGADGTPILLTDNRSSTFFKAAEDELTPVSLH from the coding sequence ATGCAGATGAAGGCGACCCATTCTAAACTGACGCTCACCGAGTTCGCGCATCTGGGCGAAGGCGAAGTGGGCTATATCCGCAAGATGCGTCACGAGGATATTTCGCGCTGCTTCCCGGAAGCGCCGGAAATCGATCCGACGCTGGATCTCTGGGCGCTGTTCGGCGCCGACGGCACGCCGATCCTGCTGACCGACAATCGCTCCAGCACCTTCTTCAAGGCAGCCGAAGACGAGCTGACACCCGTCAGCCTGCACTGA
- a CDS encoding CsbD family protein, with protein sequence MGSTADKIKGKANELAGKAKQEAGKATGSDKLKAKGAAQEVKGHAQQAKGAAKDAVKKVVDKA encoded by the coding sequence ATGGGCAGCACTGCAGACAAGATCAAGGGCAAGGCAAACGAACTCGCCGGCAAGGCCAAGCAGGAGGCCGGAAAGGCAACCGGAAGCGACAAGCTGAAGGCAAAAGGCGCAGCCCAGGAAGTGAAGGGCCACGCCCAGCAGGCAAAGGGCGCAGCCAAGGACGCCGTCAAGAAGGTCGTCGACAAGGCCTGA
- a CDS encoding LysR family transcriptional regulator, whose protein sequence is MVHNSTVLPPLDTLEAFACAARLGSFSAAAEELGITHGAVSRQIGRLERWMGVKLFTREARGVALTQEGVRFLSRTEEALALLGNTSERWTPRRNKSVVRISVTPSVASLWLFPNIARLEGEDMHIELVLDNRLADFGEGIDLAIRGGNAPWPGVYAQQLWHNTLYPIASPQIARQLGGRSDAASLMEMPLIHDSNIQGWKRWLAAENVAYVPRGKDRRFEDYNIVLEACAQGLGLALAWAPLSDEALSSGRLLPVSERMIDHHMAFHLVRPESPLRLAAATVAKRLLGLCARSEEEIAAFLAPLQ, encoded by the coding sequence ATGGTTCACAACTCAACGGTTTTGCCGCCGCTGGATACGCTGGAAGCTTTTGCCTGCGCTGCGCGTCTCGGCTCGTTTTCGGCCGCCGCGGAGGAACTTGGCATCACGCACGGAGCGGTGTCGCGCCAGATCGGCAGGCTGGAGCGCTGGATGGGCGTAAAGCTCTTCACGCGCGAAGCACGCGGCGTTGCCCTGACCCAGGAAGGCGTGCGGTTCCTCAGTCGGACCGAAGAGGCGCTGGCGCTGCTCGGCAACACCAGCGAGCGATGGACACCGCGTCGCAACAAGTCGGTCGTGCGCATATCCGTGACGCCGTCGGTCGCCTCGCTATGGCTGTTTCCCAACATTGCAAGGCTCGAAGGCGAGGATATGCATATCGAGCTCGTGCTGGATAACCGACTCGCGGATTTTGGCGAAGGCATCGATCTGGCGATACGCGGGGGCAACGCGCCATGGCCGGGCGTTTACGCGCAGCAGCTGTGGCACAACACACTCTATCCCATTGCCTCGCCACAGATCGCCAGGCAGTTGGGCGGCCGCTCGGACGCGGCTTCCCTGATGGAAATGCCGCTCATTCATGATTCCAACATCCAGGGCTGGAAGCGCTGGCTGGCTGCCGAGAATGTCGCCTATGTGCCACGCGGCAAAGATCGCCGGTTCGAGGACTACAATATCGTTCTGGAGGCCTGCGCCCAGGGGCTGGGTCTGGCGCTTGCCTGGGCGCCGCTGTCCGATGAAGCACTTTCGTCGGGGCGTCTGCTGCCTGTGTCCGAACGCATGATCGACCATCACATGGCGTTTCACCTCGTCAGACCGGAAAGCCCCTTGCGTCTCGCGGCGGCAACTGTCGCCAAACGTCTGCTCGGGCTGTGCGCTCGAAGCGAGGAGGAGATCGCCGCCTTTCTGGCTCCGCTGCAATGA
- the fmt gene encoding methionyl-tRNA formyltransferase, whose amino-acid sequence MSLRIIFMGTPEFSVPTLRALKEAGHEIVAVYTQPPRPAGRRGLDLTKSPVHQAAELLGLPVATPVNFRDEDERRRFRELDADVAVVVAYGLLLPEAILAGTRLGCYNGHASLLPRWRGAAPIQRAIMAGDAETGMMVMKMEKGLDTGPVALTAKVAIGPVTTAGELHDRLMHAGAKLMAEAMEKLEDGDLPLTPQAENGVLYAAKIAKEETRIDFTRSAAEVDCHIRGLAPFPGAWFEADFGGKHERVKVLDSILGEGGGEPGTVLDDALNIACGTGAVRLTRLQKAGGKPMDAEDFQRGNSLPAGARIG is encoded by the coding sequence ATGTCTCTTCGCATCATTTTCATGGGTACGCCCGAATTCTCGGTGCCGACGCTGCGGGCGCTGAAGGAGGCCGGCCACGAGATCGTTGCCGTCTATACCCAGCCGCCGCGCCCGGCCGGCCGCCGCGGGCTGGACCTGACCAAGTCGCCCGTGCACCAGGCCGCCGAGCTTCTGGGCCTGCCGGTCGCGACTCCGGTCAATTTCAGGGATGAAGACGAGCGCCGGCGCTTTCGCGAGCTCGACGCCGATGTGGCCGTCGTCGTCGCCTACGGCCTGCTGCTGCCCGAAGCGATCCTCGCCGGCACGCGGCTCGGCTGCTACAACGGCCATGCCTCGCTGCTGCCGCGCTGGCGGGGTGCCGCACCCATCCAGCGGGCGATCATGGCCGGCGATGCCGAGACCGGCATGATGGTCATGAAGATGGAGAAGGGGCTCGACACCGGCCCGGTCGCCTTGACCGCGAAGGTCGCGATCGGCCCGGTGACGACGGCCGGCGAACTGCACGACCGGCTGATGCATGCCGGCGCCAAGCTGATGGCCGAGGCGATGGAGAAACTCGAGGACGGCGATCTGCCGCTGACCCCGCAGGCCGAGAACGGCGTGCTCTACGCCGCCAAGATCGCCAAGGAAGAGACCCGGATCGATTTTACCCGCAGCGCAGCCGAGGTCGACTGCCATATCCGCGGTCTGGCACCCTTTCCCGGCGCCTGGTTCGAGGCGGATTTCGGCGGCAAACATGAACGCGTCAAGGTGCTCGACTCCATTCTCGGCGAGGGCGGTGGCGAACCCGGCACCGTGCTGGACGATGCGCTGAACATCGCCTGCGGCACGGGCGCCGTGCGTCTGACGCGGCTGCAGAAGGCCGGCGGCAAGCCGATGGATGCGGAGGATTTCCAGCGCGGCAACAGTCTCCCCGCCGGCGCGAGGATCGGCTGA
- the trmB gene encoding tRNA (guanosine(46)-N7)-methyltransferase TrmB — protein MDNDGRRSRATEAFFGRRKGKPLRRHQQDVLEGALPDAKIDLTAQAPSDLRALFSRPVETIRLEIGFGGGEHLAHRAGENPQIGFIGVEPFVNSMAKLLIVREDEGLDNIRVYDDDATQLLDWMPDASVDHIDLLYPDPWPKKKHWKRRFVSQVNLARFHRVLKPGGLFCFASDIDTYVNWTLTHCRDHGGFEWTARNASDWLTPYAGWPGTRYEAKAKREGRSSAYLTFRRV, from the coding sequence ATGGACAATGACGGGCGCCGCTCGCGGGCAACGGAAGCCTTTTTCGGACGGCGCAAGGGCAAGCCCCTGCGCCGCCACCAGCAGGATGTGCTGGAAGGCGCGCTGCCGGACGCGAAGATCGATCTGACGGCGCAAGCGCCGTCGGATTTGCGCGCGCTGTTTTCGCGGCCGGTCGAGACGATCCGGCTGGAGATTGGTTTCGGCGGCGGCGAGCATCTGGCCCATCGCGCCGGCGAAAATCCCCAGATCGGCTTCATCGGCGTCGAGCCGTTCGTCAATTCCATGGCCAAGCTCCTGATCGTCCGCGAGGATGAGGGGCTCGACAATATCCGTGTCTATGACGACGACGCGACGCAGCTTCTCGACTGGATGCCGGACGCTTCGGTCGATCACATCGACCTGCTCTATCCCGATCCCTGGCCGAAGAAGAAGCATTGGAAGCGCCGTTTCGTCTCGCAGGTCAATCTTGCCCGCTTCCACCGGGTGCTGAAGCCCGGCGGACTGTTCTGCTTCGCCTCAGATATCGATACCTATGTCAACTGGACGCTGACCCATTGCCGCGACCACGGCGGCTTCGAGTGGACGGCGCGCAATGCGTCCGACTGGCTGACGCCGTATGCCGGCTGGCCGGGCACGCGCTACGAGGCCAAGGCCAAGCGCGAAGGTCGCTCTTCGGCCTATCTCACATTCCGGCGGGTTTGA